In Vitis riparia cultivar Riparia Gloire de Montpellier isolate 1030 chromosome 19, EGFV_Vit.rip_1.0, whole genome shotgun sequence, the following proteins share a genomic window:
- the LOC117908715 gene encoding LOB domain-containing protein 4-like, which produces MKESGRKQGAVSPCAACKLLRRRCAQDCVFAPYFPADEPHKFASVHKVFGASNVNKMLQDLPEHQRSDAVSSMVYEANARVRDPVYGCVGAISSLQQQIDALQTQLALVQAEVVQMRMNQFTSSTSNQATDSPENASHTSRLAASPQTKSFFSMDMVVDHANMVESLWSY; this is translated from the exons ATGAAGGAGAGTGGCAGGAAACAAGGTGCAGTTTCGCCATGCGCCGCATGCAAGCTTCTTCGCCGTAGATGTGCTCAGGACTGTGTCTTTGCTCCTTACTTTCCGGCTGATGAGCCACATAAGTTTGCCAGTGTGCACAAGGTGTTTGGAGCAAGCAATGTCAATAAGATGTTACAg GACTTGCCGGAGCACCAGCGCAGCGATGCTGTGAGTTCCATGGTGTACGAAGCAAACGCCAGGGTGCGTGACCCGGTTTATGGCTGTGTTGGAGCCATATCGTCCCTGCAGCAACAGATCGACGCCCTTCAAACACAATTGGCACTGGTGCAGGCTGAAGTAGTGCAGATGAGAATGAACCAATTCACATCCTCAACCTCCAACCAAGCCACAGATTCACCAGAAAACGCCTCACACACATCCAGGCTTGCTGCATCTCCTCAGACCAAGTCCTTTTTTTCCATGGACATGGTGGTAGATCATGCCAATATGGTGGAGTCCCTTTGGTCATACTAG